A genomic stretch from Chryseobacterium sp. SNU WT5 includes:
- a CDS encoding GNAT family N-acetyltransferase codes for MEYLEVSLCDDFRAVEIYRNYCQTFPADERRSDPQFRALFANPKVKIFAVLDHLQDVGYLICWELTDFVFLEHFEIFSDFRSKKYGSQIIADLIKRYSRIVLEAEPSDLNEDAKRRISFYERNGFSIIEEAYIQPAYDTEKKPLDLWLLANWKPEKTDWIKEELYDVVYC; via the coding sequence ATGGAATATTTAGAGGTCAGTTTATGCGATGATTTTCGTGCGGTAGAAATCTACAGGAATTACTGTCAGACATTTCCTGCTGATGAACGAAGAAGTGATCCACAGTTTCGTGCTTTATTCGCAAATCCAAAAGTGAAAATTTTTGCAGTTTTAGATCACCTTCAAGATGTCGGCTATCTCATTTGCTGGGAACTGACAGATTTTGTTTTCCTGGAACATTTTGAAATCTTCTCTGATTTCCGAAGTAAAAAATATGGTTCACAGATTATTGCAGATCTTATTAAGAGATATTCGCGGATTGTTTTAGAAGCTGAACCTTCAGATCTAAATGAGGACGCAAAAAGAAGAATTTCTTTCTATGAAAGAAATGGTTTTTCAATCATCGAAGAGGCATATATTCAACCTGCGTACGATACCGAAAAAAAGCCTTTAGACCTTTGGCTTCTGGCAAACTGGAAACCAGAGAAAACAGATTGGATTAAAGAGGAACTTTACGATGTCGTTTATTGCTAA